In Mus caroli chromosome 19, CAROLI_EIJ_v1.1, whole genome shotgun sequence, a genomic segment contains:
- the Tbc1d10c gene encoding carabin, whose product MAQALGEDLLSELQDDSSSLGSDSELSGSSPYRQADRYGFIGGNSGELRLCQPSADLIRQREMKWVEMTLHWEKTMSRRYKKVKIQCRKGIPSALRARCWPLLCGAQMCQKNNPGTYQELAAAPGDPQWMETIGRDLHRQFPLHEMFVSPQGHGQQGLLQVLKAYTLYRPEQGYCQAQGPVAAVLLMHLPPEEAFWCLVQICEVYLPGYYGPHMKAVQLDAEVFMVLLRRLLPRVHKHLQQVGVGPLLYLPEWFLCLFTRSLPFPTVLRVWDAFLSEGAKVLFRVGLTLMRLALGTVEQRTACPGLLETLGALRAIPPTQLQEEIFMSQVHSVTLSERDLQREIRIQLAQLSKSLPGPAPLPQARLPGAQAIFESQQLAGVRESTKPEIPRIVVQPPEEPKPPRRKPQTRGKTFHGLLIRARGPPIEGPSRSQRGSASFLDTRF is encoded by the exons ATGGCCCAGGCCCTGGGAGAGGACTTGTTATCAGAACTACAAGATGATTCTAGCTCCCTCGGGTCTGACTCAGAGCTGAGTGGGTCCAGTCCATATCGCCAGGCTGACCGTTATGGCTTCATTGGGGGCAACTCAGGTGAACTGag GCTTTGTCAACCCTCTGCAGACCTCATCCGCCAGCGAGAGATGAAATGGGTGGAAATGACGTTACACTGGGAGAAGACCATGTCCCGACGATACAAGAAG GTAAAGATACAGTGCCGCAAGGGCATCCCCTCAGCCCTACGCGCCCGGTGTTGGCCCCTACTGTGTGGGGCCCAGATGTGTCAGAAGAACAACCCTGGCACCTATCAG GAGCTGGCAGCAGCCCCTGGGGACCCGCAGTGGATGGAGACCATTGGCAGAGACTTGCACCGTCAGTTTCCTCTACATGAGATGTTTGTGTCACCCCAGGGACACGG GCAGCAGGGGCTGCTGCAGGTTCTCAAGGCCTACACCCTGTACCGGCCAGAGCAGGGATACTGCCAGGCTCAGGGACCTGTAGCTGCTGTGCTGCTCATGCATCTGCCCCCAGAG GAGGCCTTCTGGTGCTTGGTGCAGATCTGCGAGGTCTACCTCCCTGGCTACTATGGGCCCCACATG AAGGCCGTACAGCTGGATGCTGAAGTGTTCATGGTCCTTCTGCGGCGGCTGCTCCCACGTGTGCACAAGCACCTGCAGCAGGTAGGCGTCGGCCCCCTGCTCTACCTGCCCGAGTGGTTCCTGTGCCTCTTCACTCGGTCGCTGCCCTTCCCCACAGTACTGCGCGTCTGGGATGCCTTCCTCAGTGAGG GGGCTAAGGTACTGTTCCGCGTGGGGCTGACACTGATGCGCCTGGCACTGGGCACTGTAGAACAGCGCACAGCATGCCCAGGGCTCCTGGAGACATTGGGGGCCCTACGAGCCATTCCCCCTACCCAGCTGCAGGAAGAGATCTTCATGTCCCAG GTGCACAGTGTAACCCTGTCTGAGCGAGACCTGCAACGGGAAATCAGGATCCAGCTAGCCCAGCTTTCCAAGTCACTCCCTGGACCAGCCCCTCTGCCACAGGCCCGCCTTCCTGGGGCCCAAGCCATCTTCGAGTCCCAGCAGCTGGCAGGGGTTCGCGAAAGCACCAAACCTGAGATACCTCGAATTGTGGTGCAGCCCCCAGAGGAACCCAAGCCACCACGGCGCAAGCCACAGACCCGGGGTAAAACTTTCCATGGACTCCTGATAAGGGCCAGGGGACCCCCTATTGAGGGCCCCTCCAGGTCCCAACGAGGCTCTGCCTCTTTCCTGGACACCCGATTCTAA